A part of Chanos chanos chromosome 9, fChaCha1.1, whole genome shotgun sequence genomic DNA contains:
- the tcf15 gene encoding transcription factor 15, with protein sequence MAFAMLRPMATHLVYPDLNMMSDDEENRSESDGSSDQSYGCCASSEKRRRMSRKSGVNSVVMVKQRSAANARERDRTQSVNTAFTALRTLIPTEPVDRKLSKIETLRLASSYISHLANVLLVGEGIEDGQPCLTAVYSAQREGDGKQPRTICTFCLSNQRKGIKDGKDCLRVRGVSSLRISRR encoded by the exons ATGGCTTTCGCTATGTTAAGGCCCATGGCAACTCACCTCGTTTACCCGGACCTCAACATGATGTCTGACGATGAGGAAAACCGCAGCGAAAGTGACGGTAGCTCAGATCAGAGCTACGGATGCTGTGCCAGTTCAGAAAAACGGCGGAGAATGTCCCGCAAGTCCGGAGTTAACAGTGTGGTTATGGTGAAGCAGCGGAGCGCGGCCAACGCGCGGGAGCGCGACAGAACACAGAGCGTTAACACGGCATTTACAGCGTTACGAACACTGATACCGACCGAGCCTGTGGACAGAAAACTGTCAAAGATCGAAACTCTGCGCCTGGCATCTAGCTACATTTCACATCTAGCCAACGTGCTGCTAGTTGGCGAAGGTATAGAAGACGGACAGCCATGCCTCACTGCTGTTTATAgcgcacagagagagggagacggaaaGCAGCCCCGGACCATCTGTACTTTTTGCTTGAGCAACCAAAGAAAAGGG ATAAAAGATGGTAAAGACTGTCTACGGGTGCGTGGAGTTAGTTCACTGAGAATCAGCCGCCGGTAG